From a region of the Spelaeicoccus albus genome:
- a CDS encoding ABC transporter permease codes for MSATIERPAPTTEQPAPRRRITATPGTYFTWAGMAIFLILLFGVVFSVLVNSFASKWFNSWLPAGYTAKWYGEAWKQYDLSQVVMTTLIVAIAVVVIAVLLGVPASYVLARKNFPGKRVVLLLFLLPIMMPPITYGIPLATLLTYYHLAPGLTGVILANLVPSVPFVVMTMTPFIEQINPSIESAARMCGASMGRLFMRILAPLLIPGILASAVLVLVRTVGMFELTFLTSDSSSNTLVVALFTAMTGAGIRAQQSVDAMAVIYMLSMLVLLVIALRFVNPTQLVARVDESGD; via the coding sequence ATGAGCGCGACGATCGAACGCCCCGCACCGACCACCGAGCAACCGGCGCCGCGCCGGCGGATCACCGCGACGCCGGGCACGTACTTCACATGGGCCGGCATGGCGATCTTCCTGATCCTGCTCTTCGGCGTCGTCTTCTCGGTCCTGGTCAACTCGTTCGCCAGCAAGTGGTTCAACTCGTGGCTGCCGGCCGGCTACACGGCCAAGTGGTACGGCGAAGCGTGGAAGCAGTACGACCTGTCCCAAGTCGTCATGACCACGTTGATCGTGGCCATCGCCGTGGTGGTCATCGCGGTGCTGCTGGGGGTGCCGGCATCGTACGTGCTGGCTCGTAAGAATTTTCCGGGTAAACGCGTCGTCCTGCTGCTTTTCCTGTTGCCGATCATGATGCCGCCGATCACGTACGGTATCCCGTTGGCCACGCTGCTCACGTATTACCATTTGGCGCCCGGGCTCACCGGAGTCATTCTCGCCAATCTTGTGCCGTCCGTGCCGTTCGTGGTCATGACCATGACTCCGTTCATCGAGCAAATCAATCCGTCCATCGAATCGGCCGCGCGAATGTGCGGCGCGTCGATGGGCAGACTGTTCATGCGGATTCTGGCGCCGCTGCTCATTCCCGGGATCTTGGCGTCGGCAGTGCTGGTCCTGGTGCGCACCGTCGGCATGTTCGAGCTGACGTTCCTGACGTCGGACTCGTCGTCGAACACGCTGGTCGTCGCACTCTTCACGGCGATGACCGGGGCGGGAATTCGCGCACAGCAATCGGTCGACGCCATGGCCGTCATCTACATGCTCTCCATGCTGGTGCTGCTGGTGATCGCGTTGCGGTTCGTCAACCCGACGCAGCTCGTGGCGCGCGTCGACGAATCGGGCGACTGA
- a CDS encoding ABC transporter permease, with protein sequence MSAPASTSRQSGAADRRPSLSHRLAERGIDRTLWLMAPGLLFIIVLFVYPFTYGLNLSLHPQEGGTFAAYKAFFTDPSMRGWESLWITLKLSLPAALINVIVSIPLAYKMRGNFRGKRTLTTLLVVPITLGTVLTAEGLLNFFGPRGWFNRFLDLFGIGPLQLVQNYWGVLWSLIISGFPFAFLLIMSYLSGIDPTLESAAKTLGADWKQRFRRVTLPLLAPGLATTFCLTFVLAFSVFPSAILVGDPSGSTRVIAYVAYNAWGQKFDYPLASASAIIMGIAEMIVIAVVLMLRSTMYKGSTGGKG encoded by the coding sequence ATGAGCGCGCCGGCATCGACGTCCCGGCAAAGCGGGGCGGCCGACCGCCGTCCGTCTTTGTCGCACCGGCTGGCCGAGCGCGGTATCGACCGCACGCTCTGGTTGATGGCCCCGGGGCTCCTTTTCATCATCGTATTGTTCGTCTATCCGTTCACGTATGGGCTGAACTTGTCGCTGCACCCCCAGGAGGGCGGCACGTTCGCCGCATATAAGGCGTTCTTCACGGATCCGAGCATGCGCGGCTGGGAGTCGTTGTGGATCACGCTCAAGCTGTCGCTGCCGGCAGCGCTGATCAATGTGATCGTGTCGATTCCGCTGGCGTACAAGATGCGCGGCAACTTTCGCGGCAAGCGCACGCTGACGACGCTGCTCGTCGTGCCGATCACCCTGGGCACCGTGTTGACGGCCGAGGGCTTGTTGAACTTCTTCGGCCCGCGGGGTTGGTTCAACCGGTTCCTCGACCTGTTCGGGATCGGGCCGCTGCAGCTTGTGCAAAACTATTGGGGCGTTCTGTGGTCGCTGATCATCTCCGGGTTCCCGTTTGCGTTCCTCTTGATCATGTCGTACCTGTCGGGAATCGATCCGACCCTCGAGTCCGCGGCCAAGACCCTCGGCGCGGATTGGAAACAACGGTTCCGCCGCGTCACGCTGCCGCTGCTGGCACCGGGCCTGGCCACCACATTCTGCCTGACGTTTGTGTTGGCGTTCAGCGTGTTCCCCAGCGCGATTCTGGTCGGCGACCCGTCGGGGTCCACCAGGGTGATCGCGTATGTCGCCTATAACGCCTGGGGTCAGAAATTCGACTACCCGCTGGCATCGGCGTCCGCCATCATCATGGGGATCGCCGAAATGATTGTGATCGCCGTCGTGCTCATGCTCCGGTCGACCATGTACAAGGGATCCACAGGAGGCAAAGGCTGA
- a CDS encoding ABC transporter ATP-binding protein, protein MTIEASQFDTLHLDRLSRSFGGQTALHGLDLTIEKGEFIALLGPSGCGKSTALNCVAGLLPLTGGQILLDGRKVDHLPPEKRGFGMVFQNYALFPHLSVEKNIAFGLQMRGVGRAEVKRRVAEAIDLVQLGEHAKKLPGQMSGGQQQRVAIARAVVLRPPLVLMDEPLSNLDAKLRLEMRTEIRRLHQSLGLTTIYVTHDQEEALSLADRLVVLRLGEVQQVGTPQQLHEHPHNWHVADFMGYRNLFDGTVERASDGAVTVSALGTTVHGTTATPLAAGDTVKIGIRPEDFEIIPAGDSGGVSIDAAIDVVEYQGREFAVEARTSDGVPIHMRGASHPAPGDSVTLSAPSERVLVFPRNLDAGAGAHRQPESASA, encoded by the coding sequence GTGACGATAGAAGCGAGCCAATTCGACACGCTGCATCTCGATCGGCTCTCCCGCAGTTTCGGTGGCCAGACGGCGCTGCACGGATTGGACCTGACTATCGAAAAGGGCGAGTTCATCGCCCTCCTCGGCCCGTCGGGCTGCGGCAAGTCGACTGCGTTGAACTGCGTGGCCGGCCTGCTGCCGCTCACGGGAGGGCAGATCCTGCTCGACGGCAGGAAGGTCGACCACCTTCCGCCGGAAAAGCGCGGCTTCGGGATGGTGTTTCAGAACTACGCGCTGTTTCCGCATTTGAGCGTCGAGAAGAACATCGCCTTCGGACTACAGATGCGCGGCGTGGGGCGTGCCGAAGTCAAACGGCGCGTGGCCGAAGCCATCGACCTGGTCCAGCTGGGCGAACACGCCAAGAAGCTGCCTGGCCAGATGTCCGGCGGACAGCAGCAGCGCGTGGCAATCGCGCGCGCCGTCGTCCTGCGTCCGCCGCTCGTGCTGATGGACGAACCGCTGTCCAATCTGGATGCCAAATTGCGGCTCGAGATGCGCACCGAGATCCGGCGGCTGCACCAATCGCTCGGCTTGACCACCATTTACGTCACCCACGACCAAGAGGAGGCACTCTCGCTTGCCGACCGGCTCGTCGTCCTGCGTCTGGGCGAAGTGCAGCAGGTGGGCACGCCGCAACAGTTGCACGAACATCCGCACAACTGGCACGTCGCCGATTTCATGGGCTATCGCAACCTGTTCGACGGCACCGTCGAACGAGCGTCGGACGGCGCCGTCACAGTGTCGGCGCTCGGCACCACTGTGCACGGTACGACCGCCACGCCGCTGGCCGCCGGCGACACGGTGAAAATCGGGATCCGACCGGAGGACTTCGAGATCATCCCCGCCGGCGACTCCGGCGGCGTGAGCATCGACGCGGCTATCGACGTGGTCGAGTACCAGGGACGCGAGTTCGCCGTCGAAGCCCGGACGAGCGACGGCGTGCCCATCCACATGCGCGGCGCCTCCCACCCGGCTCCCGGCGATTCCGTCACGCTCAGCGCCCCGTCCGAACGGGTGCTGGTGTTCCCGCGGAATCTGGACGCCGGCGCCGGCGCCCACCGGCAACCCGAAAGCGCATCGGCATGA
- a CDS encoding extracellular solute-binding protein gives MRLTSKARFAAAFAAMGLMVSACGAPGGSETKSLAADDVPNTPSKAVTLNILDVAGNKQLTGSIFSSFVKEHPDIISKVTWQTAGAPDMAGKVKAQQQAGNLQIDLVLTGTDGLAAGNSQNLFVNTAKKFKSRLSNMDNYQKPAANMQKLAEGNAVELVYYPSGPLLEYNPKTVKNPPKTAQELLAWAKDHPGKFGYAQPANSGPGRTWLMGLPYILGDKDPKNPKTGWTKTWKYLQDIGKYVKTYPTGTGVTMNNLKTGTWDMAMTTTGWDINPRALDQVPKNFKVATLKNFTWVSDAQYAAIPKGVSSDKMSAILKVLQYALTKKQQAKTFDDGYFYPGPAVKGVSIDMAPAKSQKVIKQYGRTEYAGLIKNNPIATPISASKLVAAFDMWDKKVGGGKAKDK, from the coding sequence ATGCGTCTTACCTCGAAGGCCCGGTTCGCCGCGGCATTTGCTGCCATGGGTCTCATGGTCTCGGCTTGCGGTGCCCCGGGCGGCTCCGAGACGAAGTCTCTGGCAGCCGATGACGTGCCCAACACGCCGTCCAAAGCCGTCACCTTGAACATCCTGGACGTCGCCGGCAACAAACAACTCACCGGATCGATCTTTTCCTCATTCGTCAAAGAACATCCCGATATCATCTCCAAGGTCACCTGGCAGACTGCCGGCGCGCCGGACATGGCCGGAAAGGTCAAAGCACAACAGCAGGCCGGAAACCTACAGATCGACTTGGTGCTCACCGGCACCGACGGCCTCGCGGCCGGGAACAGCCAGAACCTGTTCGTCAACACGGCCAAGAAGTTCAAGAGCCGACTGTCGAACATGGACAACTACCAAAAGCCGGCCGCCAACATGCAAAAACTGGCCGAAGGCAACGCCGTCGAGCTGGTGTACTATCCCTCCGGCCCCCTTTTGGAATACAACCCGAAGACTGTGAAGAATCCGCCGAAGACGGCGCAGGAACTGCTGGCGTGGGCCAAGGACCATCCGGGCAAATTCGGATATGCGCAGCCGGCCAACTCGGGTCCCGGGCGCACCTGGCTGATGGGTCTGCCCTACATCCTCGGCGACAAGGATCCGAAGAACCCCAAGACCGGCTGGACGAAGACGTGGAAATATCTGCAGGACATCGGAAAGTACGTGAAGACGTACCCCACCGGCACCGGCGTCACCATGAACAATCTGAAGACCGGCACCTGGGACATGGCCATGACCACCACGGGCTGGGACATCAACCCGCGCGCGCTTGACCAGGTCCCCAAGAATTTCAAAGTGGCAACGCTGAAGAACTTCACGTGGGTCTCGGACGCGCAATATGCAGCGATCCCCAAGGGCGTCTCGTCCGACAAGATGTCTGCCATCTTGAAGGTGCTGCAGTACGCACTGACCAAGAAGCAGCAAGCGAAGACGTTCGACGACGGCTACTTCTACCCCGGCCCGGCAGTCAAGGGAGTGAGCATCGACATGGCCCCGGCAAAGAGCCAAAAGGTGATCAAACAGTACGGCCGCACGGAATACGCCGGCCTGATCAAGAACAATCCGATCGCCACGCCGATCTCGGCCAGCAAGCTCGTCGCTGCATTCGACATGTGGGACAAGAAGGTCGGCGGCGGAAAGGCCAAGGACAAGTGA
- a CDS encoding LacI family DNA-binding transcriptional regulator has product MNDDVGILGNGVEAPMAGSITVRDVAKAAGVSASTVSRALAANSVVAAETRERIINVARQLGYRPNHAARGLITGRTHNIGLVIPDLENPYFASVTKGVQSRALTEGYSVFIADSDEDARAELELVRKLSKQVDGLILCSARMSDADIASVADDTTMVLINREWGDLTSVVVDDSEIIRQALEHLYALGHRHIAYAGGPSTSWSNRKRWAGIEAVQPKLEGLTISPLGSFAPVFGGGQSAADVAVASGATAVLAYNDLMGLGILARLATRGIDVPGDMSVMGIDDVNVATLVSPGLTTVRSPLTKIGRSAVNALIDLIEPTDRHNSIEDLPVQLVVRQSTSVPRSR; this is encoded by the coding sequence GTGAACGACGACGTAGGCATACTCGGCAATGGAGTGGAGGCACCGATGGCGGGATCGATCACGGTTCGCGACGTGGCGAAAGCCGCCGGCGTCTCCGCCTCGACGGTCTCTCGAGCCCTGGCTGCCAATTCGGTTGTCGCAGCCGAGACCCGGGAGAGAATCATCAATGTCGCCCGGCAGCTCGGGTACCGGCCCAACCATGCGGCGCGCGGACTCATTACGGGCCGCACGCACAATATCGGCCTGGTCATCCCGGACCTGGAAAACCCGTACTTCGCTTCGGTGACCAAGGGCGTGCAAAGCCGGGCGCTGACCGAAGGATATTCGGTGTTCATCGCCGACTCGGACGAGGACGCTCGAGCCGAGCTCGAACTCGTACGCAAGCTCTCCAAGCAGGTGGACGGGCTCATCCTGTGCTCGGCGCGCATGTCGGATGCCGATATCGCTTCGGTCGCCGACGATACGACGATGGTCCTGATCAATCGGGAATGGGGGGATCTGACCTCGGTCGTCGTCGACGACTCCGAGATCATCCGACAAGCGCTGGAACATCTTTACGCACTCGGACACCGGCACATCGCGTACGCCGGAGGCCCGTCGACGTCGTGGTCGAACCGAAAGCGGTGGGCCGGCATCGAAGCGGTCCAGCCGAAACTCGAAGGGCTGACCATCAGCCCGCTCGGGTCGTTCGCCCCGGTGTTCGGGGGCGGGCAGTCCGCCGCCGACGTCGCGGTCGCCTCGGGCGCGACGGCCGTGCTCGCCTATAACGACCTGATGGGGTTGGGGATTCTCGCCCGGCTGGCAACACGCGGGATCGACGTGCCGGGCGACATGAGCGTCATGGGCATCGACGACGTCAACGTCGCCACTCTCGTGTCACCGGGCCTGACCACCGTCAGATCCCCGTTGACGAAGATCGGGCGCTCGGCCGTCAACGCCCTCATCGACTTGATCGAACCGACCGACAGACACAACAGCATCGAAGATTTACCGGTTCAACTCGTGGTCCGACAATCGACGTCGGTACCGCGCTCCAGATAG